In the genome of Nonomuraea sp. NBC_00507, the window GCACCCGTTCATGAAAGACCGCGACGCGGCTCTAGGTGCGATGGCACCGTTCTTCCTGGGCAACGAGGTGTGGCTGGTGGCCTTCACCGGCGTGCTGTTCGGCGCCTTCCCGCACCTGGAGGGCAGCCTGCTGTCCGGGCTGTACCCGCTGGTGGTGACGATCTTGGTCGGGCTGGTGGTCGGCAACACCGCGGTCCAGCTGCGCCGCCGTACCCGCCGCGGCCGCCGGTGGTGGCAGGCGCTCATCGTGGCGGGCGGCGCGTTGCCGGCCGTGTGCTGGGGGCTGGTGGTGGGGGTGTTGCTGCATGGGGTGCCGCGCCGCGCCGACGGCAGCTTCCACCTCGGGGCCGGCCAGGTCCTCACGCCGTTCGTGCTGGTGTGCGGGGCGGGCATGGCGTTGCTGTTCGCCGTGCACGGGGCGACCTTCCTGGCGCTGCGCTCGGTCCCTGACCTGGCCGCCAGGGCCCGCAGGGCGGGCACCACCCTGGTGGGCGCGGCCGGCGCCGCCGCCGTCCTGGCGCTGGTGTTGACGCTGCTGGGCGTGGGCGCTTCGATGACCAACCCCCTCACCTCGGCGCTCCTGACCGGGATGCTGGTGACGGCACTGGTGGCCGCCTGGTGGTCGCTGTCGCGCGGGCACCGCATCCGCGCCTTCGCCGCCACCTGCTGTGCAACGGTCGCGCCGGTGCTGCTGGTGGGGGCAGGGCAGTACCCGTACGTGCTGGCCACCAAAGCCGGCGCCGGCCTGAGCGTCGCCGAGGCTGCGGCCGACGGCACCACGCTGCAGATCCTGACCGCGTTCGGAGTGGTGCTGATCCCGGTGATCCTCGCCTACCAGGCGTGGAGCTGGTGGGCCTTCCGCACACGCACCACCGGCAGCTACTTCTGAGCGACGGGCTTCTGAGCAGCCGCTGCGCCTTGTCCGGGGTGGCGCCTTGAATGCGACTCGACACGCGACACGATCCAGTCCCGGGGGCGGGGAACCCAGGAACAACCGTTGGCGCTGAGAATGATCTTGCGTGAACTGTGATGTTCAGCCTCGGCATGCGACCGCTCTACCTGGAGGTTTCTGGTCCGTGGATGATGCGGTGGATGGTGGAGCGCCCGACGCTGTACTCGGTGGCCAGGTCGGCCAGAGACACCTCGCCCTCGGCGTATCGGTGGCGGATGGAGCGCCGGGCGGGTTCGGGCAGTTTAGGCTGCTTGCCCTTGAGCTTGCCGTTCTTCTTGGCCAGGGCCATGCCTTCGCGGGTGCGCATGTGCCCGAGGTTGGTCTCGAACTCGGCGACCATGGCGAGGGTCTGCAGGAACAGCCGCCCGAACGGGTCGTTCCAGTCGTAGACCGAGCCGCCGAGTTCGAACAGGACGCCGCGTCCGGACAGGTCGGTGAGGATCTCGTTGGCCTCAGCCATGTTGCGGGCGAAGCGGTCGAACGTGGTCACGATGAAGACGCTGCCGTCCCATACGGCGGCGAACACCTCCACCTGGGGCTCTGTCTCGGCTGACTGGTGTTCCGGTGGGGGATCGGATTCGGCAGGGCCTAAGGTGTCCTGGTCAGGGCGCCGGGACGCGGGCCTGTCACCGGTGCTGTGCAGTGCCCAACTCGTCGCTATACCGGGCGAGGACGTCCTCGGCCGTGGGGACGGGGCCGAACAGCTGCTCCTGGCGGCGGGGGTCGGCGACGTAGCGGCCGGTGTCGAACCAGCCGAACATCGCGGCCATGTCCTTGATCAGGGGCATGAAGCGGCCGGTGACGGCTCCTGCGGCGCGGGCGACGGCGGACGGGACGGCCCACACCTTGATCTTCTTTCCGGCCCTGCGGCCCATCAGGTCGGCTACCTCGCGCATGCTGACCGGGCGGTCCCAGCCGATGTCGATGCGCTCGCCGTCGTCAGCCTCGGCGTCGACTGCGGCTGCCAGGTACGCCGCGAGATCGGAGGTGTGGACGAAGGTCAGCGGGATGGTGGTCTTGCCGATCCATATCAGGCGGCCCTTGTCGATCGGATCGCCCGCCATGCTCGCGATCTGGTCGAGGAACGCCCCCGGGCGCAGTGCGAGGAACGGGACGCCGAGCTGTTCGAGTTTGTCCTCGGCGAGCTTCTTGTGCCAGAAGTGTGGGATATCGGGCGTCCGGTCGCTGGTGAGGATGCTGGTCAGGACGAACCGTCGGATGCCGGCGCGGTGGGCGGCCTCGGCGAGGTTGGCGTTGCCGACGGTGTCGATGTCGTGCGCGTTCTTGCCGCCGCGGGTGTAGCCGGCGGCGGTGGTGATGACGGCATCGGCGCCGTTCATGGCGGCGACGAGCGAGTCGAGGTCGAGCATGTCGCCGCGGGCGATCTCCACGCCCCGGCTTTCGAGTCTGTCAGCGTCGCTGGCCGGCCGGACCAGGGCACGGACGTTCTTGCCGCGCTTGAGTAGTTCGTCGACGACCTTGCCCCCGAGAGAGCCGGTCGCCCCGACGACGAGGACCGGGAGGGTGGTGGAGTCGGTGGCAGTCATGGGGTTTTCACTTTCCATCAGGTCAGGAGCGAGGGGCTTGGTTGCCGAGGCCGAAGGCGGATGGGACATGGTGATGCGGCCGTTCTTGATGTGCAGACGGCCAGCCGCACCGGCGAGTTATTCGGATTCTTCTTGCGGAAGCGCGCGGCTGCTGAGCGCCTCGGCGATGGCGTAGGCGGTGTCGACGAAGGACTCCGCCTGCTGCTCCGACAGGTTCCGCGCGGAGGTCTCCTCCAGGGCCTGCCACAGGGCCGCGATGGGTTCGCGCATGGAACGGCCCTTGTCGGTGAGGTGGACCACCATGACGCGCCGGTCATGTGCGGCCGGCTCGCGGACGAGCAGGCCGGCATCCTGCATGCGGCGCAGGGACTTGGAGACGGTGGAGTGGTCCAGGCCGACGCTTTCGAGCAGCTCGGACTGGGTCTGGCCGTCCCGGTCAAAGAGCTGCATCAGCAGCAGTTCCTGTCCGGGATGCAGGTCCATCGCGCGAAGCAGGGCGGCGGCGTGGGCGCGGTGGGCGCGGGCGAGCTGGAAGATCGCGTAGCTCATCGGCCCTTTGGCGGCCGTCGTGGGGATGTGGGGCATGGTTCGGCGCCTCAATCCGTGTAGGTGGGGTAGTCGGTGTAGCCGGCCGCTCCGCCGCCGTAGAAGGTGGCCGGGTCGGGGGCGTTCAGCTCCGCGCCGGCGCGGAGCCGCTCGACCAGGTCCGGGTTGGCCAGCGCGAGGGCGCCGACGGAGACCAGGTCGGCCGTGCCGTTGTCGATGTCCTTGGCGCGGGTGGGCAGGTCGGTGCCGCCCCGGTTGAGGATCAGCGTGGCCGGCCACTGCGCGCGCAGGGTTTCCAGTAGAGCCTCCTCGCCCACGTGCATCACGTGGAGGTAGCCCAGGCCCAGCGGGCGCAACGCGTCCAGGAGCGCCGGATACAGCGCGGCGGTGTCGGACTCGGCGATGTCGTTGTAGAGGTTGCCGGGGGAGATGCGCAGACCGGTGCGCTCCGCGCCGATCTCGTCGGCCACGGCGGCGGCTACCTCGACGGCGAAGCGGATGCGGTTGTCAAGGGAGCCGCCGTAGTGGTCGCTGCGCTGGTTGGTGTTGTCGGACAGGAACTGGTGCACCAGGTAGCCGTTGGCGCCGTGGATCTCCACGCCGTCCGCGCCCGCCGTGACGGCGGCCGCCGCGGCGCGACGGAAGTCGTCGACCGTCGCCGCCACCTCCTGCGTCGACAGCGCGCGGGGCTCCGGTATCTCCTGGGGCCCGGACGCGGTGAACATCACGCCCGCGGGGCGGATCGCCGATGGGGCGACCGGCTGGCGCCCGTGGGGCGTGTTGTCGGGGTGGGAGATGCGTCCGACGTGCATCAGCTGGATGACGATCCGGCCGCCGGCCGCGTGTACGGCGTCAATGACCTTGCGCCACCCTGCGATCTGCTCGTCATTGTGAATGCCGGGAGTGAGGAGGTAGCCCTGGCCGTCCGCGGAGGGCTGCGTTCCCTCAGTGATGATCAGCGCGTGCGAGGCCCGCTGGGCGTAGTACTCGGCGTTCAGCTCGGTCGGGACGCCTTCCGGCGTGGAGCGGTCCCGAGTCATGGGGGCCATGACCAGGCGGTGCGGCGAGGATATGCCGCCGACAGTGATCGGCGTCCACAGAGAGTCCAGCATGCATGGTCCTTCGGTGCGGCGAGGCCCGGGTGGGCATCGGGAAACGGCGGGTGGAGTGGACGAAGAGGCGAGCGTGTTCAGCCGACGGTGAGAACGAGCTTGCCCCGGACATGCCCGGCGTCGCTGACCCGCTGGGCCGTGGCGGCCTGGTCGAGCGGATAGGTGGTGACGGTGGTGACGACCTTGCCGATCGCGGCGTCCTGGGCCAGGGCGGCGAGGCGGTCGGACGAGGTCTCCGCAGGACCGCTGGAGAAGGTGATGCCGAGCTGCTGCGCGCGGAAGTCGGCGATGGTGACGATGCGATCGGTGCCGCCCCGCAGGGTGATGGAGTCCTCAAGAGCGCCCTTCCCGGCCAGGTCGAACACCGCGTCCACGCCGTCAGGGGCGAGCGCCCGGACCCGCTCGACCAGGCCCTCGCCGTACACGGTCGCGGTGGCGCCGAGCGAGGCGAGGTAGTCCTGGTTGCCGGGGCCGGCGGTGCCGATGACACGTGCTCCGCGGGCCGTGGCGAGCTGAACCGCCAGGGTTCCGACCCCTCCGGATGCGCCGTGCATCAGCACGGTCTCCCCGGCGGCGACGCCCATCAGGTTCAGGACCCGCTCGGCGGTCTCACCTGCCACCGGGAGCGCGGCCGCGTGCGGCCAGTCGAGGGCGGCGGGCTTGGGGGCCACGATGGTGGCCAGCGCGTACTCGGCGTACGAGCCGGTGTCCGACCAGCCCAGCACGTCGTCGCCGACCTGCACGCCCTGCACGCCCTCACCCAGGGCGTCCACCACGCCGGCGAGCTCGCCACCGGGAACGGCGGGGAAGGTCGTTGGGTACACGGCCTCCAGCATCCCGGAGCGGATCTTGCCGTCTAGCGCGTTCAGCCCGGCAGCCTTCACGCGGACACGGACCTGCCCGGGGCCGGGCTGCGGGACCTCGATGTCTGCCTCGTGCAATACTTCCGGGCCGCCGAAACGGTCGAAAACGATGTCTTTCATGACAGCTCCTAACGTTGCGCCACAAATTAGGTGGCTAGACACATAATCACAGTAGCAGTGAATATGTGGCTAGCCAACTATTTGCTGCCGCCCGGACCGCGCGAGGTCGACTGCGGCCGACAGTGTCGCCCGGTGCCGCCCCGGGAGTGTCCCGGCCGCCGCAGCAGCCATGCGCGGTCGGAACCCGGCGAGTTGCTGATCGAGCAGGGCTGTCAGCCGACGCCCAGCACCCTCCGGCTGGCGGCCCGTGCCTGCGGTCTACACCCCCTCCTCATCCACCCCACCGCCGTCGAAGAGTTCGGGGATCTCGCCGAGTTGCCGCAGGCCACCAGGCGCTCCAGCACCGTCACCTCTGGCAGCGGCATCCGATGCCGGCGCAGCCAGGCCACCGACTGATCGAACAACACCGTCAGCCCTTCGGCTTGCGTCCACGCCCGTCCACGCCCGTCCACGCAAGAACGTCAAGAACCGCTTCGACAGCACCCGGCTCTCCCACGACTCCCGAGCGCCGAATGTGCGCCGGTGTGGATGATGTATCCGGCGCACCCAGGCGTCCGCTGACTTTGATCACGCGTCTGTCAGGAAGGCCAGTGCGTCGGAGGTGAAGCGCTTATCGGTGAATGTGCCGCTGTGGCTGCGGCCTGGGTAGACGACGAGTTGGGCGTCGGGGATGCCCTCGACCGTGTACCGGGCCAGTTCCAGCGGGTAGACGAGGTCCTTACCACCCTGGATCAGCAGCGTGGCCGCCTTGATGTTGTGCAGCCGGCCGCGCAGGTCGAAGCCGTCTTCGGCGTTGAGCACGGTGACGGCGTCGCTGTGGTCCTTGTGGCCGCTGTCCGACAGCCACAGCAGACATCGGAGCAGTCTCTGGCCGATCGCTGATTCGGTAACGATCTCGGCCAGGGCGGGGCTGGGCCGCCTGCCTTGGCGTGCGCGTTCGATGTAGTTACGTTGGGCTCGCTTGCCGACGGGGCCGAGAGTGCAGGCCGTGCCCGCCAGGACCAGGCGGTTGACCAGGCCGGGATGGTCGGCGGCAAGTTGCAGGGCGATGGAGCCGCCGGTGGAGATGGCCAGGATGTTCACCGGGCCCTCGAAGGTGGTTTTGATCGCTTGCGCGTAGACGGCGGCGAGGTCGGCCATCGTCGTGGTTGACGGCAGCCCGGGTGGCCGGTTGACGACATAGACGGTGAAGTGTTTGGTGAACGGTCGCACCATCCGCATGGTGGACCAGCGTGCCAATCCCGTCGGGTTGGCCGCTTGCGGGGTGTAGAGCAGGACGACCAAGGGTGCTCCCGCGCCGGCCGACAGGTACGGCAGGCCGTTCATCATGGGGTGATCCCTTCTGTGACCGCGTCGATCAGACGGTTCATCACGGCCGGGTAGATCTCGGTGCCTAGGTGTTCGGCGTGCAGCGGGGTCAGCAGGACCGCGCGCAGCACGCCGAGCAGGACCTGCGGATCGTCTTTCAGATGGGTGCTGAGGAACTGGAGCACATCGGCCATCGGGCCGTCCGTCGCTGCGGCCATGCGCTCGGGGGTGAGCTTGGCGGCGACCGCGGCCATTTCCTGGGGGTGGGACATCAGCCGCCGGTAGAGCGGATTGCTGTCGAGTTCGGCGATCGTGGCGCGCAGGAAGCGGCGCAGCGCGTCGCGGGTGTCGGCGCCGCGGTTGAGGCCCTCGTCGATCACCCGGCGCCGGACCTGCTCGCTCTGGCGCAGCATCGCCTCGAAGTACAGGTCCTCCTTGGAGTCGAAGAAGGCGTACAGCGAGGACTTGGCGATGCCCGCGGGAGCGGTCAACTCTTCCAGGGACGTCTTGCGCAGCCCCTGGGTCGAGAAGAGATGGGTTGCGGTGTCGAGCAACTGCTCGATGATCCGCAACCGCTCTTCCTCGGAGAACGCCGACGGCATGTTGTCTCCATTTGAACAGATTGGTTTATTGTTCACAGCATAGCTCTCGGTAGGCAGGCGATGTCGTCCGCCCCCGGTGCGGGCGCAAGATCCGCGGCAGCGAGGAAGTCCAGCAGGCCGCCGCCCTCGACGGTCAACGCGTCACGGTCGGGCGCGGACAGCGGTGCGAACGGGTGCACGGTCAGTGTCGCCGTGCCGTCTGCGGTGGCGAACGTCCAGGTCGCCGCCGTGAAGCCGTCGAGGAGCTCCCGGCCCTGGGAACGCGCAGGCCGGATGCCCCTCAGCAAGAATGGAGCCTTACGCTTCAGCCCGAAGCCGCCTGTCGCGAGGAGCCCTGCACGCCGTACCGACTCCACAGACGCTCCAGGCTCTGCGGCGGCCACCAGGCCCATCGGCCCGGAACAGGCCCGCAAACCAGACACTGAGAGTGGCTCCGCTCTTAGAGCGATACCCCCGCTACGGTGCGGGTTGGGAGCGGGCGACGGCTTGGGTGAGAGCGGTGACGTGCTCGGCGAGCGCCGTGACCAGCGCGGGCGGATTGCGGACGGTGAAGGGCCAGGGCAGGCCGGTGAGGATGCGCGCCATGGCTGGCAGGTCTTCTGCTCCGCTGACCAGGAGCACGCCGCCGTCGGGGCAGGGATGTAGGTCGCCGAAGGTGGCTGACAGGTGGTCGCGGGCGGTCTCCAGGTCGGTGTCGAGCCACACCTCGATGCGGTGGGTCCAGGCGCCGAGAGTCAACATGTGCAGGACGTGTGTCACGGGATCGAACCCCTCGGGCGGGGTGAACCGGCTGGGCAGTCCGACGGCGCCGCTGATCCTGTCCAGGCGGTACATGCGGATGGCGTCGCGGAGGTGGTCGTGTCCGACCAGGTACCAGCGTCGTGCGTGCACGACGAGTCCGTAAGGGTCCACCTCGCGTGCGCCGCGGGTGTGCTCGATCCGGACCGTGTGGCGTGAATGGACGGCGGCGGCCAGCGTCAGCGCCAGCTGCGGTTCGGGGGTCAGCGGGCCTGTCGTCGCCGAGGTGGCGGCGATCAATGCGGTGACGCGTCGGCGCAGCGGTGCGGGCAGGACGCGGTTGAGTTTGACCAGCGCCCGGTGGGCCGGGCCGGGCTCGCCCGCTCGCTGATCCTTGCTGTTGGCCAGCGCGACTGCGACAGCGACTGCTTCGTCGTCGGCGAGCATCAGGGGTGGCAGGCGTACGCCGCGGGCCAGCCGGTAGCCGCCGTAGCGTCCGCGGACGGACTCGACGGGGATGTCCATGTCGCGCAGGGCGGTGATGTAGCGGCGGACGGCGCGGGCGTCGACGTCCAGCCGCCGGGCCAGTTCGTCGGCAGGCACCAGACCGCGGTCTTGGAGGATCTCCAGCAGTGCCAGGACACGGGTTGCCGGACGGGACACGATCGCGATTCTAATGAGGGCAGAAAACGTCCACAATCCTCCCTAGCGTGGCGCCGCAAGAGATCGACGAAAGGAGTCGGCCGATGTCGGCCATCGTTCTTGTCGGCGGTTCGTTCCTTGGCGCGTGGGCATGGGAGCGGGTCACGCCCCTGCTGACCGCGTACGGCCACCAGGTGCATCCGCTGACGCTCACCGGTTTCGGTGACCGCGCGCATCTGGGCTCGTCGGCCACGACGCTCACCACGCATGCCCGTGACATCACGGCCGCGATCGAGTACGCCGGACTGCGTGAGGTGGTGCTCG includes:
- a CDS encoding cytochrome d ubiquinol oxidase subunit II, encoding MQTFWLALLGLLLSGYFVLGGYDLGVQLLHPFMKDRDAALGAMAPFFLGNEVWLVAFTGVLFGAFPHLEGSLLSGLYPLVVTILVGLVVGNTAVQLRRRTRRGRRWWQALIVAGGALPAVCWGLVVGVLLHGVPRRADGSFHLGAGQVLTPFVLVCGAGMALLFAVHGATFLALRSVPDLAARARRAGTTLVGAAGAAAVLALVLTLLGVGASMTNPLTSALLTGMLVTALVAAWWSLSRGHRIRAFAATCCATVAPVLLVGAGQYPYVLATKAGAGLSVAEAAADGTTLQILTAFGVVLIPVILAYQAWSWWAFRTRTTGSYF
- a CDS encoding recombinase family protein, giving the protein MEVFAAVWDGSVFIVTTFDRFARNMAEANEILTDLSGRGVLFELGGSVYDWNDPFGRLFLQTLAMVAEFETNLGHMRTREGMALAKKNGKLKGKQPKLPEPARRSIRHRYAEGEVSLADLATEYSVGRSTIHRIIHGPETSR
- a CDS encoding SDR family oxidoreductase; amino-acid sequence: MTATDSTTLPVLVVGATGSLGGKVVDELLKRGKNVRALVRPASDADRLESRGVEIARGDMLDLDSLVAAMNGADAVITTAAGYTRGGKNAHDIDTVGNANLAEAAHRAGIRRFVLTSILTSDRTPDIPHFWHKKLAEDKLEQLGVPFLALRPGAFLDQIASMAGDPIDKGRLIWIGKTTIPLTFVHTSDLAAYLAAAVDAEADDGERIDIGWDRPVSMREVADLMGRRAGKKIKVWAVPSAVARAAGAVTGRFMPLIKDMAAMFGWFDTGRYVADPRRQEQLFGPVPTAEDVLARYSDELGTAQHR
- a CDS encoding MarR family winged helix-turn-helix transcriptional regulator; translated protein: MPHIPTTAAKGPMSYAIFQLARAHRAHAAALLRAMDLHPGQELLLMQLFDRDGQTQSELLESVGLDHSTVSKSLRRMQDAGLLVREPAAHDRRVMVVHLTDKGRSMREPIAALWQALEETSARNLSEQQAESFVDTAYAIAEALSSRALPQEESE
- a CDS encoding alkene reductase — translated: MLDSLWTPITVGGISSPHRLVMAPMTRDRSTPEGVPTELNAEYYAQRASHALIITEGTQPSADGQGYLLTPGIHNDEQIAGWRKVIDAVHAAGGRIVIQLMHVGRISHPDNTPHGRQPVAPSAIRPAGVMFTASGPQEIPEPRALSTQEVAATVDDFRRAAAAAVTAGADGVEIHGANGYLVHQFLSDNTNQRSDHYGGSLDNRIRFAVEVAAAVADEIGAERTGLRISPGNLYNDIAESDTAALYPALLDALRPLGLGYLHVMHVGEEALLETLRAQWPATLILNRGGTDLPTRAKDIDNGTADLVSVGALALANPDLVERLRAGAELNAPDPATFYGGGAAGYTDYPTYTD
- a CDS encoding NADP-dependent oxidoreductase, whose product is MKDIVFDRFGGPEVLHEADIEVPQPGPGQVRVRVKAAGLNALDGKIRSGMLEAVYPTTFPAVPGGELAGVVDALGEGVQGVQVGDDVLGWSDTGSYAEYALATIVAPKPAALDWPHAAALPVAGETAERVLNLMGVAAGETVLMHGASGGVGTLAVQLATARGARVIGTAGPGNQDYLASLGATATVYGEGLVERVRALAPDGVDAVFDLAGKGALEDSITLRGGTDRIVTIADFRAQQLGITFSSGPAETSSDRLAALAQDAAIGKVVTTVTTYPLDQAATAQRVSDAGHVRGKLVLTVG
- a CDS encoding alpha/beta fold hydrolase translates to MMNGLPYLSAGAGAPLVVLLYTPQAANPTGLARWSTMRMVRPFTKHFTVYVVNRPPGLPSTTTMADLAAVYAQAIKTTFEGPVNILAISTGGSIALQLAADHPGLVNRLVLAGTACTLGPVGKRAQRNYIERARQGRRPSPALAEIVTESAIGQRLLRCLLWLSDSGHKDHSDAVTVLNAEDGFDLRGRLHNIKAATLLIQGGKDLVYPLELARYTVEGIPDAQLVVYPGRSHSGTFTDKRFTSDALAFLTDA
- a CDS encoding TetR/AcrR family transcriptional regulator — encoded protein: MPSAFSEEERLRIIEQLLDTATHLFSTQGLRKTSLEELTAPAGIAKSSLYAFFDSKEDLYFEAMLRQSEQVRRRVIDEGLNRGADTRDALRRFLRATIAELDSNPLYRRLMSHPQEMAAVAAKLTPERMAAATDGPMADVLQFLSTHLKDDPQVLLGVLRAVLLTPLHAEHLGTEIYPAVMNRLIDAVTEGITP
- a CDS encoding DNA glycosylase AlkZ-like family protein, with amino-acid sequence MLRGIRPARSQGRELLDGFTAATWTFATADGTATLTVHPFAPLSAPDRDALTVEGGGLLDFLAAADLAPAPGADDIACLPRAML
- a CDS encoding helix-turn-helix transcriptional regulator; protein product: MSRPATRVLALLEILQDRGLVPADELARRLDVDARAVRRYITALRDMDIPVESVRGRYGGYRLARGVRLPPLMLADDEAVAVAVALANSKDQRAGEPGPAHRALVKLNRVLPAPLRRRVTALIAATSATTGPLTPEPQLALTLAAAVHSRHTVRIEHTRGAREVDPYGLVVHARRWYLVGHDHLRDAIRMYRLDRISGAVGLPSRFTPPEGFDPVTHVLHMLTLGAWTHRIEVWLDTDLETARDHLSATFGDLHPCPDGGVLLVSGAEDLPAMARILTGLPWPFTVRNPPALVTALAEHVTALTQAVARSQPAP